A window of Candidatus Polarisedimenticolia bacterium contains these coding sequences:
- a CDS encoding 30S ribosomal protein S1 produces MDLQKMKDDPALGPLDAASQDLTPTPRPKRTERLRVMDGVDAEFAGGEYEQLLEMYDQSLRTLAEGEVVRGRVLRISTSEVIVDVGYKSEGIIDLDEFRGPDGQYHVQVGDEIDVLLEKTENKDGYVVLSKEKAEKMKIWEEIERAYTDGRPVTGVVKERIKGGLAVDIGVRAFLPGSLVDLRPVRNLDAMKGKELQMRVIKVNRKRGNIVLSRKAVLEEENAEKKRRTLGGLTEGKVVRGVVKNITEYGAFIDLGGIDGLLHKTDMSWGRVNHPTEMFNVGNEVEVVVLKFDPEKERVSLGYKQRSLDPWETVDEKYPRESRVKGKVVSLTDYGAFVELEPGVEGLIHVSEMSWTKRVKHPSKVMTVSDTVEAVVLDVDKAARRLSLGLRQTEPNPWQTISEKYHEGDRITGKVRNLTDFGAFIEVEEGIDGLVHISDMSWTKRLKHPSEMLKKGDDVEAVILKIDSENQRLSLGIKQLQPNIWEEFFKTYSVGDLVTGRIVRLTDFGAFVEISEGIEGLVHVSEIAEERVEKPADKLRIDDAVTTKIIKMDIAEQKIGLSIKAAAQEQNREEFRNYMKTQGTGGINLGEVAGHSGRRREEKRRRGRDSFEESDDE; encoded by the coding sequence ATGGATTTGCAGAAGATGAAAGACGACCCCGCCCTCGGGCCGCTTGACGCGGCCTCGCAAGACCTGACCCCCACCCCCCGACCCAAACGGACAGAGCGTCTCAGAGTGATGGACGGCGTCGACGCCGAGTTCGCCGGTGGCGAATACGAGCAGCTCCTGGAGATGTACGACCAGTCGCTGCGCACCCTGGCGGAAGGGGAGGTGGTCCGCGGCCGCGTCCTGCGCATCAGCACGAGCGAGGTCATCGTGGACGTGGGGTACAAGTCCGAAGGGATCATCGACCTCGATGAGTTCCGCGGCCCGGATGGTCAGTACCACGTCCAGGTTGGAGACGAGATCGACGTTCTCCTGGAGAAGACCGAGAACAAGGACGGCTACGTCGTCCTCTCCAAGGAGAAGGCCGAGAAGATGAAGATCTGGGAGGAGATCGAGCGGGCCTACACGGACGGTCGCCCGGTCACCGGGGTCGTGAAGGAGCGGATCAAGGGGGGGCTGGCCGTCGACATCGGCGTGCGCGCCTTCCTGCCCGGCTCGCTCGTCGATCTGCGCCCGGTTCGCAATCTCGACGCCATGAAGGGGAAAGAGCTGCAGATGCGGGTCATCAAGGTGAACCGCAAGCGCGGCAACATCGTCCTGTCGCGCAAGGCCGTTCTCGAGGAGGAGAACGCCGAGAAGAAGCGCCGCACCCTGGGCGGCCTGACCGAGGGGAAGGTCGTGAGGGGCGTGGTGAAGAACATCACCGAGTACGGCGCCTTCATCGACCTGGGCGGGATCGACGGCCTGCTGCACAAGACCGACATGTCCTGGGGCCGCGTGAACCACCCGACCGAGATGTTCAACGTGGGGAACGAGGTCGAAGTGGTCGTGCTCAAGTTCGACCCCGAGAAGGAGCGGGTCTCCCTCGGCTACAAGCAGCGCAGCCTCGATCCCTGGGAGACGGTGGACGAAAAGTACCCGCGCGAGTCCCGGGTGAAGGGGAAGGTGGTCAGCCTCACCGATTACGGCGCCTTCGTGGAGCTGGAACCGGGGGTCGAAGGACTGATCCACGTGTCCGAGATGTCCTGGACGAAGCGGGTCAAGCACCCCTCCAAGGTCATGACCGTGAGCGACACGGTCGAGGCGGTCGTGCTCGACGTGGACAAGGCGGCGCGCCGACTCTCCCTGGGTCTCCGTCAGACCGAGCCGAATCCCTGGCAGACCATCAGCGAGAAATATCACGAGGGGGATCGGATCACCGGGAAGGTCCGCAACCTGACCGATTTCGGCGCGTTCATCGAGGTGGAGGAAGGGATCGACGGTCTGGTGCATATCTCGGACATGTCCTGGACGAAGCGCCTCAAGCACCCCTCCGAGATGCTGAAGAAGGGGGACGACGTCGAGGCGGTGATCCTGAAGATCGACTCCGAGAACCAGCGGCTGTCACTCGGCATCAAGCAGCTGCAGCCCAACATCTGGGAGGAGTTCTTCAAGACCTACTCGGTCGGCGACCTGGTCACCGGCCGCATCGTCCGCCTCACCGACTTCGGCGCCTTCGTCGAGATCTCCGAGGGCATCGAGGGCCTGGTGCACGTGTCCGAAATCGCGGAGGAGCGCGTCGAAAAGCCGGCCGACAAGCTGCGCATCGACGACGCGGTCACGACCAAGATCATCAAGATGGACATTGCCGAGCAGAAGATCGGCCTGTCGATCAAGGCCGCCGCCCAGGAACAGAACCGGGAGGAGTTCCGCAACTACATGAAGACGCAGGGGACCGGCGGGATCAACCTCGGCGAGGTAGCCGGGCATTCGGGCCGCAGGCGCGAGGAGAAGCGCCGCCGGGGTCGCGACAGCTTCGAGGAGAGCGACGACGAGTAG
- the scpB gene encoding SMC-Scp complex subunit ScpB, translating into MREAPETPAGDRLRAIVEALVFAAEEPLTLDDLVDLFPAAGKETLQSALDSLVRNCEADDRGLMVQQVAGGYRMGTRPEIGDWVRALFRSRNRRRLSSQALETLAIIAYRQPITTPEIQAIRGTDPTSVLEALLEKHLVRVLGRKKVVGKPILYGTTPQFLTHFGLNSLQDLPEVADFGVLAAGGRAGGAGADRLEPTRPEVSAQGPFEEEGEDDGGNGEDPRDDDDDESERQDDGDDS; encoded by the coding sequence ATGCGTGAAGCCCCCGAGACACCTGCCGGAGACCGGCTGCGGGCGATCGTCGAGGCGCTGGTGTTCGCCGCCGAGGAGCCGTTGACCCTCGACGACCTGGTCGATCTGTTTCCGGCGGCCGGGAAGGAGACGCTGCAGTCGGCTCTCGACAGCCTGGTCCGCAACTGCGAGGCGGACGATCGCGGGCTCATGGTGCAGCAGGTCGCCGGGGGCTACCGCATGGGGACCCGGCCTGAAATCGGTGATTGGGTCAGGGCCCTGTTCCGCTCGCGCAACCGCCGGCGCCTCTCCTCGCAGGCGCTCGAGACGCTTGCGATCATCGCCTACCGGCAGCCGATCACCACGCCCGAGATCCAGGCGATCCGGGGGACCGACCCGACATCGGTCCTCGAGGCCCTGCTCGAGAAGCACCTGGTCCGGGTCCTGGGACGGAAGAAGGTGGTCGGCAAGCCGATCCTGTACGGCACCACGCCCCAGTTCCTGACGCACTTCGGGCTGAACTCTCTCCAGGACCTTCCGGAGGTCGCCGATTTCGGCGTGCTGGCGGCGGGAGGGCGTGCCGGCGGGGCCGGGGCGGACCGGCTGGAGCCGACCCGGCCGGAGGTTTCCGCCCAGGGTCCGTTCGAAGAGGAGGGGGAGGATGACGGCGGGAACGGAGAGGATCCCCGCGACGACGATGACGACGAGAGCGAGCGGCAGGACGACGGCGACGATTCCTGA
- a CDS encoding cyclic nucleotide-binding domain-containing protein has protein sequence MAGDPFKEFTVKRKKGETIYVEGDLGTEMFVVQSGVVRIFRALGGVKQELAIMEKGDFFGEIAVLEGLPRTASAEALDACELIEINSATFDKMIRGNIEIAVRMLRKLSNRLQEANRKIEILGRATASGRQAPPTARVAAVDMDQPSEAPPPAAGAPPADGVQAAPKPIAEVQVPEGALALLVLDGGSRHFPITTETSLIGRYDPVTGMRPEIDLTQVDMNRSVSRRHARIVLKDDTFLLSEEVGALNGTFVNGQRLATGTPAPIVSGDKVGLGMVSLTFKTSARSPARRPAGPGQA, from the coding sequence ATGGCTGGCGATCCCTTCAAAGAGTTCACAGTCAAGCGCAAGAAAGGGGAGACGATCTATGTCGAGGGGGATCTCGGCACGGAGATGTTCGTCGTCCAGTCGGGCGTCGTCCGCATCTTCCGTGCTCTCGGGGGCGTGAAGCAGGAGCTCGCCATCATGGAGAAGGGAGACTTTTTCGGGGAGATCGCGGTCCTGGAAGGGCTGCCCAGGACGGCCTCCGCCGAAGCCCTGGACGCCTGCGAGCTGATCGAAATCAACAGCGCCACGTTCGACAAAATGATCCGCGGCAACATCGAGATCGCCGTGCGCATGCTGCGCAAGCTGAGCAACCGCCTGCAGGAGGCCAACCGGAAGATCGAGATCCTGGGGAGGGCGACGGCGTCCGGCCGGCAGGCGCCCCCGACCGCCCGCGTCGCGGCGGTCGACATGGATCAGCCGTCCGAGGCCCCGCCCCCGGCGGCGGGAGCGCCCCCGGCGGACGGCGTGCAGGCGGCCCCGAAACCGATCGCGGAGGTCCAGGTTCCCGAGGGGGCGCTGGCGCTCCTCGTCCTCGACGGCGGCTCGCGCCACTTCCCGATCACCACCGAAACGTCGCTCATCGGTCGGTACGACCCGGTGACCGGGATGCGTCCCGAGATCGACCTGACCCAGGTCGACATGAATCGCTCCGTGTCGCGCCGCCACGCCCGCATCGTGCTCAAGGACGACACCTTTCTGTTGTCGGAGGAGGTCGGCGCCCTGAACGGCACCTTCGTGAACGGCCAGCGCCTCGCGACGGGCACGCCCGCGCCGATCGTGAGCGGCGACAAGGTCGGGCTGGGGATGGTGTCCCTGACCTTCAAGACCTCGGCCCGATCTCCGGCCCGCCGGCCTGCCGGCCCCGGCCAGGCCTGA
- the hisC gene encoding histidinol-phosphate transaminase, whose translation MKVRVPDHILQIAPYIPGKPIEEAQRQLGLRQVVKLASNENPLGPSPRAVQAIRDAASRVHRYPDSHGHDLRQALAGRLGVPPDQIVLGNGSTEIVELLAKAFLSRERGAIVADQSFIMYPIAVRTMGAPLRLVPLKDHRHDLGAMAAACDDRTSLVYIANPNNPTGTAVDRAGFEAYFRRVPGHVLTVIDEAYRDYVDLADYPDGLDDLRQGRNVVLLRTFSKIHGLAGMRIGYAVTVKEVAQALEAVRSPFNTSVLAQAAAVAALEDEEHTRRSRDENSREARFLAGEMTRRGMKFVPSVANFFLVFTPLRGEETYQALLREGVIVRPMEAYGFSHAVRVSIGTHDELERFLEVWDRPAFGDQGRKSRASHSS comes from the coding sequence GTGAAGGTGCGCGTCCCCGATCACATTCTCCAGATCGCGCCGTACATTCCCGGCAAGCCGATCGAGGAAGCCCAGAGGCAGCTCGGCCTGCGCCAGGTCGTCAAGCTGGCGAGCAATGAGAATCCGCTCGGCCCCTCGCCACGGGCGGTCCAGGCGATACGGGACGCGGCCTCGCGGGTTCACCGCTACCCCGACAGCCACGGACACGACCTCAGGCAGGCGCTGGCGGGCCGGCTGGGCGTTCCGCCGGACCAGATCGTGCTCGGCAATGGCTCGACGGAAATCGTCGAGCTCCTCGCCAAGGCCTTCCTGTCACGTGAACGGGGCGCGATTGTCGCCGACCAGTCGTTCATCATGTACCCCATCGCCGTCCGGACGATGGGTGCGCCCCTCCGCCTGGTGCCGCTCAAGGACCACCGTCACGACCTCGGGGCGATGGCCGCAGCCTGCGATGACCGGACGTCTCTGGTCTACATCGCCAATCCGAACAACCCGACGGGGACCGCCGTGGACCGCGCCGGGTTCGAGGCGTACTTCCGCCGCGTCCCGGGGCACGTCCTGACGGTGATCGACGAGGCCTATCGCGACTACGTGGACCTCGCGGACTACCCCGACGGTCTGGACGACTTGCGCCAGGGGCGCAACGTCGTCCTGCTTCGGACCTTCTCGAAGATTCACGGTCTCGCGGGAATGCGTATCGGGTACGCCGTCACCGTCAAGGAAGTGGCACAGGCCCTCGAGGCTGTTCGCTCGCCGTTCAACACCTCGGTCCTGGCTCAGGCCGCGGCCGTGGCCGCCCTGGAGGACGAAGAACACACCCGTCGGTCCCGGGATGAGAACAGCCGCGAAGCCCGATTTCTTGCAGGGGAGATGACACGCCGGGGCATGAAATTCGTGCCGAGCGTGGCCAATTTCTTTCTCGTCTTCACCCCGCTCCGGGGAGAAGAAACCTATCAGGCGCTTCTGCGCGAGGGGGTCATCGTCCGCCCGATGGAAGCTTACGGTTTCAGCCATGCGGTGCGCGTGTCGATCGGGACCCACGATGAACTTGAGCGCTTCCTGGAAGTCTGGGATCGGCCGGCTTTCGGGGATCAGGGGCGGAAGAGCCGGGCCTCCCATTCCTCGTAA
- a CDS encoding pseudouridine synthase, with translation MTAGTERIPATTMTTRASGRTTATIPDLPAGTRLQKYLADSGVASRREGERLIEAGRVEVNGKVITAQGTRVDPERDVVRVDGRRVQGGGRRVYYLLHKPKGFITSASDPEGRPTVLDLLQGVRERIFPVGRLDWNSEGLLILTNDGDLTYRLTHPVNHIPKIYRVKVKGGVSGAEVEALRKGVVLEGRKTLPARVERVSGQANTWLEITLYEGRRNQIRRMLDRLGHRVQKLKRIAIGPIHDRALKPGEWRRLTPEEVRRLREAS, from the coding sequence ATGACGGCGGGAACGGAGAGGATCCCCGCGACGACGATGACGACGAGAGCGAGCGGCAGGACGACGGCGACGATTCCTGATCTCCCCGCCGGGACCCGGCTGCAGAAATATCTCGCCGATTCCGGGGTCGCTTCGCGCCGCGAAGGGGAGCGCCTGATCGAGGCGGGCCGGGTCGAGGTCAACGGGAAGGTGATCACGGCCCAGGGAACGCGCGTGGACCCGGAGCGCGACGTGGTGCGCGTGGACGGGCGGAGGGTGCAGGGGGGCGGGCGGCGGGTCTACTACCTGCTGCACAAGCCGAAGGGGTTCATCACCTCGGCCTCCGATCCCGAGGGCCGGCCGACGGTCCTCGATCTCCTCCAGGGAGTGCGCGAGCGGATCTTTCCGGTCGGCCGGCTCGATTGGAACAGCGAGGGGCTCCTGATCCTGACGAACGACGGCGACCTGACGTACCGGCTGACGCACCCGGTCAACCACATCCCCAAGATCTACCGGGTCAAGGTCAAAGGGGGAGTCAGCGGTGCCGAAGTGGAAGCGCTCCGCAAGGGGGTCGTCCTCGAAGGCCGCAAGACCCTGCCGGCGCGCGTCGAGCGCGTGTCCGGGCAGGCGAACACCTGGCTCGAGATCACGCTCTACGAGGGGCGGCGGAACCAGATCCGCCGCATGCTTGACCGTCTCGGACACCGGGTCCAGAAGCTGAAGCGGATCGCCATCGGGCCGATCCACGATCGCGCCTTGAAGCCGGGGGAGTGGCGGCGGCTCACGCCCGAGGAGGTCCGGCGGTTGAGGGAGGCCTCGTGA
- a CDS encoding segregation/condensation protein A produces MSETVHPPDATTAPAEAPSGGSPAGPGEVRLPAFQGPLDLLLHLIRTEAIDVTAIPIAEIARQYNEYLAQARGADPEASGDHVVGVATLIHMKSRRLLPPDPEALAAAADGSEAGPPDDGAVRGQVLRVAAEHLQEREAVMEMIYFRPSAAVSEYTGEQGIDADLFALLRAFREILSRTGSEAAPISRERITLVERIHWLMDTMQRERRIHFRRLFLGLSDRVACILTFLALLEVVRLRLVRAYSSHHHEDILIVLADAATPPPHEGNGTADA; encoded by the coding sequence ATGAGCGAAACCGTTCATCCTCCGGACGCGACGACGGCCCCTGCCGAGGCGCCATCGGGAGGTTCTCCCGCCGGCCCCGGTGAGGTCCGCCTGCCCGCCTTCCAGGGGCCGCTCGATCTCCTCCTCCACCTGATCCGCACCGAGGCGATCGATGTGACCGCCATCCCGATCGCCGAGATCGCCCGGCAGTACAACGAGTATCTTGCGCAGGCGAGGGGCGCCGATCCCGAGGCGTCCGGGGATCACGTCGTGGGCGTGGCCACGCTCATCCACATGAAATCGCGTCGCCTCCTGCCGCCGGACCCGGAGGCGCTGGCTGCCGCGGCGGACGGCTCGGAGGCGGGCCCGCCGGACGACGGGGCGGTGCGGGGACAGGTGCTGCGGGTGGCCGCGGAGCACCTCCAGGAAAGGGAAGCGGTCATGGAGATGATCTACTTCCGACCGTCCGCCGCCGTTTCGGAGTACACCGGCGAGCAGGGGATCGACGCCGATCTCTTCGCGCTCCTGCGCGCCTTCCGGGAGATCCTGTCCCGCACCGGGAGCGAGGCGGCCCCGATCAGCCGCGAGCGGATCACCCTGGTGGAGAGGATCCACTGGCTCATGGACACGATGCAGAGGGAGCGCCGCATCCACTTCCGGCGGCTCTTCCTCGGGCTCTCCGATCGCGTCGCCTGCATCCTGACTTTTCTGGCGCTTCTCGAGGTGGTGAGGCTGCGCCTGGTGCGCGCCTACAGCAGCCACCATCATGAGGACATCCTGATCGTGCTGGCGGATGCGGCCACCCCGCCGCCTCACGAGGGGAACGGGACCGCCGATGCGTGA
- the trpS gene encoding tryptophan--tRNA ligase has protein sequence MSAAGEPATGRRLRVLSGFRPTGPMHIGHLVGALENWVRLQDTHDCFFAICDWHALTSEYADTSPLKDHVLDMAIDWLAAGLDPDRCTIFVQSHVPEHAELHLLLSMIVPVAWLERVPTYKEQQQQITHRDLTNYGFLGYPVLQAADILIYRAERVPVGEDQLAHLELCREIARRFNSLYGEVFPEPQALTTRVPRVPGTDGRKMSKSYGNAVNLGDPLPETRQKILKMVTDPARKTRKDPGNPDVCPVYDLHKAFSDRATIDLVDLECRRAGIGCIDCKNHLLRHLEPVLIPIQERRARLMNDRERVRAVLEDGARRARAEAAVTMSRVRTAMKIDTRASG, from the coding sequence TTGAGCGCCGCCGGAGAGCCGGCGACCGGCAGGCGCCTGCGTGTCCTGTCGGGCTTCCGGCCGACCGGGCCGATGCACATCGGGCACCTGGTCGGCGCCCTGGAGAACTGGGTCCGCTTGCAGGACACGCACGACTGCTTCTTCGCCATCTGTGACTGGCATGCCCTCACGAGCGAATACGCCGACACCTCGCCGCTCAAGGACCATGTCCTCGACATGGCGATCGACTGGCTGGCGGCCGGACTCGATCCCGACCGCTGCACGATCTTCGTGCAGTCGCATGTTCCGGAGCACGCGGAGCTGCACCTCCTGCTTTCGATGATCGTGCCGGTGGCCTGGCTGGAGAGGGTCCCGACCTACAAGGAGCAGCAGCAGCAGATCACGCATCGCGACCTGACGAACTACGGTTTTCTCGGCTACCCGGTCCTGCAGGCGGCCGACATCCTGATCTACCGCGCGGAGAGGGTGCCCGTCGGAGAGGACCAGCTGGCCCACCTGGAGCTCTGCCGGGAGATTGCCCGGCGCTTCAACTCGTTGTACGGGGAGGTCTTCCCGGAGCCCCAGGCCCTGACGACGCGCGTACCCAGGGTTCCAGGCACGGATGGCCGCAAGATGAGCAAATCGTACGGCAACGCCGTGAACCTGGGCGATCCGCTCCCGGAGACCCGGCAGAAGATCCTGAAGATGGTCACCGACCCGGCGAGGAAAACCCGCAAGGACCCCGGCAATCCGGACGTCTGTCCGGTCTATGATCTGCACAAGGCGTTCTCGGACCGGGCGACAATCGACCTGGTTGACCTGGAATGCCGGCGGGCGGGGATCGGCTGTATCGACTGCAAGAACCATCTTCTGAGGCACCTGGAGCCGGTTCTGATCCCGATCCAGGAGCGCCGGGCCCGGCTCATGAACGACCGCGAGCGCGTCCGCGCCGTCCTCGAGGACGGGGCGCGCCGCGCCCGCGCGGAGGCGGCGGTGACCATGAGCAGAGTGAGGACGGCCATGAAGATCGACACGAGGGCGTCCGGATGA
- a CDS encoding menaquinone biosynthesis decarboxylase: MPHADLRAFIEALEARRELRRVREPVSVDLEISAVTDRVSKSPGGGPALLFERPEGHDIPVLINALGSIPRMKIALEVDSLDAFGERVDALLEGKAPASFLDKIKMLPKLKDLADLFPVVVKKAACQDVIERDRPSLLALPAIKCWPKDAGRYITLPLVFTHDPETGKRNCGIYRMQVFDDTTAAMHWQIHKHGAHHHRRAEERGRRLQVACAIGADPSLVFAAAAPLPDDVDEMFLAGFVRREPVSMVKGVTVDLEVPASAEIILEGYVDPAERRREGPFGDHTGYYSLPDDYPVFHLTCLTRRRQPIYQTTIVGPPPMEDYYIGKAIERVFLPIMKRQLPEIVDINMPAEGIFHNLILVSLRKRYPGHARKVMHAIWGMGQAMFSKVILVVDDDVDVQDVRQATWKALNHIDPERDIEFVMGPVDVLDHSSRLPQYGSHMGVDATRKWPSEGFAREWPEEIRHTRETLALIESKWPKYGIG, encoded by the coding sequence GTGCCACATGCCGACCTGCGGGCCTTCATCGAGGCGCTCGAGGCGCGCCGCGAGCTCCGGCGCGTGCGCGAGCCGGTCAGCGTCGACCTGGAGATCAGCGCGGTGACCGATCGCGTCTCGAAGTCTCCCGGTGGAGGGCCCGCCCTGCTGTTCGAGCGGCCCGAGGGGCACGATATCCCCGTCCTGATCAACGCCCTCGGTTCGATTCCCAGAATGAAGATCGCCCTCGAGGTCGATTCCCTCGATGCGTTCGGCGAGCGGGTCGACGCGCTTCTGGAAGGGAAGGCCCCTGCATCCTTCCTCGACAAGATCAAGATGCTGCCCAAGCTGAAGGACCTGGCGGACCTGTTTCCCGTGGTGGTCAAGAAGGCGGCCTGCCAGGACGTGATCGAGCGCGATCGCCCCTCGCTCCTGGCCCTGCCGGCGATCAAGTGCTGGCCCAAGGACGCGGGACGCTACATCACCCTGCCCCTGGTGTTCACCCACGACCCGGAAACCGGCAAACGCAACTGCGGGATCTACCGGATGCAGGTCTTCGACGACACCACGGCCGCGATGCACTGGCAGATCCACAAGCACGGCGCGCACCACCACCGGCGCGCCGAAGAGCGCGGCCGGAGGCTCCAGGTCGCATGCGCCATCGGCGCCGATCCCTCGCTGGTGTTCGCGGCGGCGGCCCCCCTGCCGGACGATGTCGACGAGATGTTTCTTGCCGGTTTCGTGAGGCGCGAGCCTGTGTCGATGGTCAAGGGGGTCACCGTGGACCTGGAGGTACCGGCGTCCGCGGAGATCATCCTGGAGGGGTACGTGGACCCGGCGGAACGACGCCGCGAGGGGCCCTTCGGCGACCACACCGGCTACTACTCCCTTCCCGACGACTACCCGGTCTTCCACCTGACCTGCCTGACGCGCCGCCGTCAGCCGATCTACCAGACCACCATTGTCGGCCCGCCTCCCATGGAGGACTATTACATCGGCAAGGCGATCGAGCGGGTCTTCCTGCCGATCATGAAGAGGCAGCTGCCGGAGATCGTGGACATCAACATGCCGGCGGAGGGGATCTTCCACAACCTGATCCTGGTGTCCCTGCGCAAGCGATACCCCGGCCACGCGCGCAAGGTCATGCATGCCATCTGGGGGATGGGCCAGGCCATGTTCAGCAAGGTGATCCTGGTCGTGGACGACGATGTCGACGTGCAGGACGTGCGCCAGGCGACCTGGAAGGCGCTCAATCACATCGATCCGGAGAGGGACATCGAGTTCGTGATGGGTCCCGTGGACGTCCTCGATCACTCGTCGCGCTTGCCGCAGTACGGCTCGCACATGGGCGTCGATGCCACCCGCAAGTGGCCCTCCGAGGGGTTCGCCCGCGAGTGGCCTGAGGAGATCCGCCACACGCGGGAGACGCTGGCCTTGATCGAAAGCAAGTGGCCGAAGTACGGCATCGGCTAG